A window of the Candidatus Hydrogenedens sp. genome harbors these coding sequences:
- a CDS encoding sodium:solute symporter family protein, whose product MLGLTIFDWAAIFLYFLVISFIGVWFARNIRNMHDFFMGGNRFGKVTMVFFSFGAGTSGNDAVGVSSKVYTNGISGIWYQWLWLFCTPFYWLIPPLLKRMRILTMGDYFEARFSPGVGALYAIVGVIQLTVNIGVIQLGASATIEALTGGAIPKYISILFMSGIFILYGVAGGLGAAIITDFVQGILTVIFSFMLLPLVFRAVGGIEGLRDKISNPEMLQLVAPGEINLFYVIILCFNALVGVVTQPHILGNCSAGRTEMDGRVGLTGGNLLKRFCTIAWTFTGLCAIALYPNLTGRQTDQVFGMIARDFLPGVAPGLLGLFISALVASVMSFCDAFMVSSSALFTQNLYKRYLVKDKPEQHYITVGRITSIVIVAVGILFAFQVPNVPRGLEIFFSLQAMMGPIFWLGLFWRRTTPQGAWASTLGSFAVFVLTSLPAFQGWAAQNLPEFMLWQEKLRLSWQMTFYLTTGFSLGILVSLVTKPISEENLNRIYRCLYTPVKRGERHIAPFTLPEGVEPGEHKKLLPFKNIEIPYPSLTGMIGFVLIWCIVIGMIFFVKQIV is encoded by the coding sequence ATGTTAGGATTGACCATTTTTGATTGGGCAGCTATCTTTTTGTATTTTTTGGTAATTTCTTTTATAGGTGTCTGGTTTGCCCGAAATATTCGCAACATGCATGATTTTTTTATGGGAGGAAATCGGTTTGGTAAAGTTACCATGGTGTTCTTCTCTTTTGGGGCAGGAACCAGTGGTAATGATGCTGTAGGCGTATCCTCAAAGGTATACACCAACGGTATTTCAGGTATCTGGTATCAATGGTTATGGCTGTTTTGCACTCCATTCTATTGGCTCATACCTCCTTTATTAAAGCGGATGCGTATCCTTACGATGGGCGATTATTTTGAAGCACGTTTCAGCCCTGGAGTTGGGGCTCTCTATGCTATTGTTGGGGTAATACAGTTAACGGTTAATATCGGGGTTATTCAATTAGGTGCCAGTGCTACAATCGAAGCATTAACAGGCGGGGCTATACCAAAATATATTTCTATCCTTTTTATGAGTGGAATTTTTATCCTATATGGAGTAGCAGGTGGATTGGGAGCGGCAATTATTACAGATTTTGTTCAAGGAATATTAACAGTCATTTTCTCCTTTATGCTATTACCCCTTGTATTCCGTGCAGTAGGTGGCATTGAAGGGTTACGGGATAAAATTAGCAATCCAGAAATGCTGCAATTAGTTGCACCGGGAGAAATTAACCTCTTTTATGTTATTATTCTCTGCTTTAATGCACTGGTAGGTGTTGTTACACAGCCACACATTTTAGGAAATTGTTCTGCAGGCAGAACGGAGATGGACGGACGGGTTGGGTTAACCGGGGGAAATCTTTTAAAGCGTTTTTGCACAATTGCTTGGACTTTTACAGGACTTTGTGCCATTGCTTTATATCCAAATTTAACCGGAAGACAAACAGACCAGGTTTTTGGTATGATTGCCCGTGATTTTCTACCGGGTGTTGCCCCTGGATTGTTGGGATTATTTATATCTGCTCTGGTGGCTTCTGTTATGTCCTTCTGCGATGCCTTTATGGTTTCTTCATCGGCTTTATTTACACAAAACCTTTATAAGCGTTATTTAGTTAAAGATAAGCCAGAACAACACTATATTACGGTGGGCAGAATTACCTCTATTGTAATTGTAGCAGTTGGGATTCTCTTTGCTTTTCAAGTTCCAAATGTTCCCCGTGGATTAGAAATATTTTTTTCCCTGCAAGCGATGATGGGTCCTATTTTCTGGTTAGGTTTATTTTGGAGACGGACGACTCCTCAAGGGGCATGGGCTTCAACACTCGGAAGTTTTGCTGTATTTGTCCTTACTTCCCTTCCTGCATTTCAAGGGTGGGCTGCTCAAAATCTACCCGAGTTCATGTTATGGCAGGAAAAATTGAGGCTCTCATGGCAAATGACCTTTTATCTGACTACAGGTTTTTCACTGGGTATTCTGGTAAGTTTAGTCACGAAACCCATTTCTGAGGAGAATTTAAATCGAATATACAGATGTTTATATACACCTGTTAAGAGAGGGGAAAGACATATTGCTCCTTTTACCCTTCCCGAAGGAGTTGAACCCGGTGAGCATAAAAAACTTTTACCTTTCAAAAATATAGAAATCCCGTATCCTTCTTTAACAGGTATGATTGGCTTTGTATTGATATGGTGTATCGTAATCGGTATGATTTTCTTTGTGAAACAGATTGTTTAA
- a CDS encoding glycosyl hydrolase has product MGKDNLLQLFQEPPHKYSLMPFWFLNDELEEKKIQEYLNDFITHGVYGLVPHPRMGLPRTIGFMSERWLYFLKIIIEFAHAKDMRIILYDEGMYPSGSCAGKVVESNPLFSARALIRREKSAIPLKDDEELILLTDKYEYVHTRSMGTIRGVHFGMDDGEPEAPPAGDILNPDAVQRFFELVHDKYYAEFKDYFGNTVIGIFTDEPNPLGRRAIKNAVPWTWGMLDFISKNVGYDFKPCIPLLWGEESSEAQKVRKDFNRAIQKRLEYAFYMPYSKWCEKHGVALTGHPKGPMDIHTLKYFHIPGQDIVWRWVEPFNKNSIEGPESTGPKCSASAKLHYNRKRNMNECFGAYGWNFTYEEMEWLTGWLLIRGVDLLIPHAFYYSIEGPRRDERPPDVGPHNVWWNNYKNYADKCRRLCWFVGEGTPVADIAILADVEYLPWMAARVLFENQIDFFYLDIETILNTAIITPEGIQVSTMKYPLLIVDDIDQLPFELTQKLEPIIQAERVITYQKSLSEIKHHADNPQKLLDFIRNKIQPDVLLYPSTANIRYRHAIIQGIHGYLFFNEGKEEIQAKVSVREKGDFLWLDPITAEVKPVNPPNHLKLNSGEMILLFVFPQNNLQTT; this is encoded by the coding sequence ATGGGAAAAGACAATTTGCTCCAATTATTTCAAGAGCCTCCACATAAATATTCTTTAATGCCTTTCTGGTTTTTAAATGACGAATTAGAAGAGAAAAAAATTCAAGAATATTTAAACGATTTTATAACGCACGGTGTATATGGGCTTGTTCCTCACCCCCGTATGGGACTTCCCAGAACTATTGGCTTTATGTCAGAGCGTTGGCTCTATTTCTTAAAAATTATTATAGAATTTGCTCATGCAAAAGATATGAGAATAATTCTTTATGATGAGGGAATGTATCCTTCGGGTTCATGTGCAGGTAAAGTAGTAGAAAGTAATCCCCTTTTTTCTGCCCGTGCTTTAATTCGTCGTGAAAAAAGTGCTATCCCTTTGAAAGATGATGAAGAATTGATATTACTTACAGACAAATATGAATATGTACATACCCGTTCTATGGGTACCATTCGGGGTGTTCATTTCGGAATGGATGATGGTGAACCAGAAGCACCTCCTGCGGGGGATATCTTAAATCCCGATGCTGTGCAACGGTTTTTTGAATTAGTTCATGATAAATACTATGCAGAGTTTAAAGATTATTTCGGAAATACAGTTATCGGCATTTTTACCGATGAACCCAATCCATTGGGTAGAAGAGCCATTAAAAATGCTGTCCCATGGACATGGGGTATGCTTGATTTTATCTCAAAAAATGTAGGGTATGATTTTAAACCTTGTATCCCTTTGTTGTGGGGAGAAGAATCGAGTGAAGCCCAAAAGGTGCGAAAAGATTTTAATCGGGCCATTCAAAAGCGATTAGAATATGCATTCTATATGCCTTATAGCAAGTGGTGCGAGAAACATGGCGTTGCACTAACAGGACATCCCAAAGGCCCTATGGATATTCATACGCTTAAATATTTCCATATACCGGGACAAGATATCGTTTGGCGCTGGGTAGAACCTTTTAATAAAAATAGTATAGAAGGTCCGGAATCCACAGGTCCGAAATGTAGTGCTTCAGCAAAATTACATTACAATCGCAAACGAAATATGAACGAATGTTTTGGGGCCTACGGCTGGAATTTTACATACGAAGAAATGGAATGGTTAACGGGCTGGTTATTGATTCGTGGCGTAGATTTATTAATTCCCCATGCTTTCTATTATTCTATTGAAGGACCCCGCAGAGATGAACGCCCACCGGATGTGGGTCCTCATAATGTATGGTGGAATAATTATAAAAACTATGCTGATAAATGCAGACGGCTATGCTGGTTTGTTGGAGAGGGAACTCCTGTGGCAGATATTGCCATATTAGCCGATGTGGAATATCTCCCATGGATGGCAGCCCGAGTTTTGTTTGAGAACCAAATTGACTTTTTTTATCTGGATATAGAAACAATCCTTAATACCGCTATTATTACTCCTGAGGGTATTCAAGTCTCTACTATGAAATATCCTCTACTTATCGTTGATGATATAGACCAACTTCCTTTTGAACTAACCCAAAAATTAGAACCTATAATTCAGGCGGAAAGGGTTATTACTTATCAGAAGTCGTTATCAGAGATAAAACATCATGCGGATAATCCACAAAAATTGTTAGATTTTATACGAAATAAAATTCAACCCGATGTTCTTTTGTATCCTTCAACAGCAAATATCCGATATCGTCATGCGATTATTCAAGGAATTCATGGGTATTTGTTTTTTAATGAAGGTAAAGAGGAAATACAAGCGAAAGTGAGTGTAAGAGAGAAAGGAGATTTCTTATGGTTAGACCCTATAACCGCAGAAGTGAAACCTGTGAACCCTCCAAACCATCTAAAATTGAACTCAGGTGAAATGATTTTATTATTTGTTTTCCCTCAAAATAATTTGCAAACTACATAG